From a single Desulfobacterales bacterium genomic region:
- a CDS encoding nitronate monooxygenase family protein produces MLTTRITEMFGIERPIIQGGMMWVARAELTAAVANAGGMGFMTALTFPDAESLRAEIKKCRKMTNKPFGVNFTFLPTLRAPDYPSYMNVCIEENIRFIETAGRNPEPYMAKLKAAGIKVVHKCTSVRHAIKAEKIGCDVVSIDGFEAAGHPGEDDVTSLILIPLTRDAIQIPIIASGGFCDGRGLVAALALGADGMNMGTRFVATREAPVHDGVKLALVRHDERDTRLIMRSLRNSERVLHNQVVDKVLEIESRGNARIEDIAPYVSGLVGKKMLEDGDVSKGVLAAGQSMGLVRDIPSCRELMDRIMADAAAIIRKKFNQVMSPPVS; encoded by the coding sequence ATGTTAACCACCAGAATTACGGAGATGTTCGGTATTGAACGGCCGATCATTCAGGGCGGCATGATGTGGGTCGCCAGAGCGGAACTCACCGCGGCGGTGGCCAACGCGGGCGGAATGGGGTTTATGACGGCCCTTACCTTTCCAGACGCGGAATCCCTGCGGGCCGAAATAAAAAAGTGCCGGAAAATGACGAATAAGCCCTTTGGCGTCAATTTTACCTTTCTGCCGACCTTGCGCGCTCCGGATTATCCGTCTTACATGAATGTTTGCATTGAAGAGAATATTCGCTTCATTGAAACGGCCGGCCGGAATCCAGAGCCTTACATGGCGAAACTAAAAGCCGCGGGCATCAAAGTTGTTCACAAGTGTACCTCGGTTCGTCACGCCATCAAGGCGGAGAAAATAGGATGCGATGTGGTCAGTATCGACGGGTTTGAGGCCGCGGGACATCCTGGAGAAGATGATGTGACGTCCCTGATACTCATTCCGTTGACAAGGGATGCGATTCAAATTCCCATTATCGCCTCCGGGGGATTTTGCGATGGACGCGGTCTTGTCGCGGCGCTTGCGCTTGGGGCCGATGGCATGAATATGGGGACGCGGTTTGTCGCCACCCGGGAAGCACCCGTGCACGATGGCGTGAAGCTGGCCTTGGTCAGACATGATGAGCGGGATACACGCCTGATTATGCGTAGCCTGCGAAATTCGGAGCGGGTTCTTCACAATCAGGTGGTGGACAAGGTGCTTGAAATCGAAAGCAGAGGAAATGCCAGGATTGAAGATATCGCACCGTATGTGTCGGGGCTTGTCGGAAAAAAGATGCTGGAAGACGGAGACGTGAGCAAAGGCGTTCTTGCCGCCGGACAAAGCATGGGACTTGTTCGCGATATTCCCAGTTGCCGGGAACTGATGGATCGCATCATGGCGGATGCGGCAGCGATCATACGAAAAAAATTCAACCAGGTTATGTCACCTCCCGTTTCATAG
- a CDS encoding PAS domain S-box protein — protein MKPDSVAALALSEKVKELQAEDQKPSLVVPAKKLAIKSLEAVFHIAPDIALQYIDQDGTVFKWNRTSERLYGYSENEVVGRHIQEVLLPEPAAQEFTALLNKVWKTGKPMSPIGWHIRSAGGDILHVRASAVPVLEQNKPIALCCMQVDATDTKRGEDLLMQLNRNIEKQVAQRTAELQHLNQTLQTEIAERARMQDALLESERRFRIFADYNYAWEYWVGPDLNMVYVSPSCERITGYRAGEFMENRKLLFLLVHPEDQPKFNCLKSETACMKSKNQFDFRIMTRSGRLRWISHICQPVFSETGEFLGRRASNRDITDQRWAEAELRATRKELEHRVEERTESLRKTNTELDYKQRELLQQQAATEKLNQELLETNKAVSILAKNIEKTKKENEKKIAAIISAKIMPIINQLRKDARMEKGRPDLDVITAYLNELTSHLDDATTTIMALSAMEANVATLIGNGLSTNEIAARLNISILTVKTHRKNIRKKLHIQNTDENLANYLKSRMRR, from the coding sequence GTGAAACCAGATTCCGTTGCAGCGCTTGCGCTTTCGGAAAAAGTTAAAGAACTTCAAGCGGAAGATCAAAAGCCGAGCCTTGTGGTGCCGGCGAAAAAGCTTGCGATCAAAAGCCTTGAGGCGGTTTTCCATATCGCACCGGATATCGCGCTGCAATATATTGATCAGGATGGGACCGTGTTCAAATGGAACCGAACTTCGGAGCGGCTGTACGGCTATTCTGAAAACGAAGTCGTGGGCCGACACATTCAAGAGGTGTTGCTGCCCGAACCGGCCGCGCAAGAATTCACGGCCCTGTTGAATAAAGTGTGGAAAACTGGAAAGCCGATGTCGCCGATCGGGTGGCATATTCGCAGCGCCGGAGGAGACATTCTTCATGTTCGGGCCAGCGCGGTGCCGGTTCTGGAGCAAAATAAGCCGATCGCCCTTTGCTGTATGCAAGTGGACGCAACGGATACAAAGCGCGGTGAAGACCTGTTGATGCAATTAAATCGCAATATTGAAAAACAGGTTGCGCAAAGGACCGCCGAGCTTCAGCATTTGAACCAGACCCTGCAAACTGAAATCGCGGAGCGCGCGCGCATGCAAGACGCCCTTTTAGAAAGTGAGCGGCGCTTTAGAATTTTTGCCGACTACAACTATGCATGGGAATATTGGGTAGGCCCGGATCTTAATATGGTGTATGTCTCTCCGTCCTGTGAGCGCATCACCGGATATCGCGCCGGTGAATTTATGGAAAATAGAAAATTGCTTTTCTTGTTGGTGCATCCGGAAGATCAACCCAAGTTTAATTGCCTGAAGAGTGAAACCGCCTGCATGAAAAGCAAAAATCAATTTGATTTCAGAATCATGACGCGAAGCGGCCGATTGCGCTGGATATCACATATCTGCCAACCCGTTTTTAGCGAAACGGGGGAGTTTTTGGGCCGGCGCGCGAGCAATCGGGATATTACGGATCAACGATGGGCGGAGGCCGAGCTGCGGGCAACGCGCAAAGAATTGGAGCATCGGGTTGAGGAGCGAACCGAGTCCTTGCGCAAAACCAACACCGAGCTGGATTACAAGCAGCGGGAATTGTTGCAACAGCAAGCAGCCACGGAAAAGCTCAATCAGGAGCTGCTTGAAACGAATAAGGCGGTTTCCATTCTGGCCAAAAACATCGAGAAAACGAAAAAGGAAAATGAGAAAAAGATTGCGGCGATTATCTCCGCTAAAATCATGCCGATCATCAATCAGTTGAGAAAAGATGCGCGCATGGAAAAAGGACGGCCGGATCTGGATGTAATCACCGCCTATCTCAATGAGTTAACCTCCCACCTGGATGACGCCACAACCACTATCATGGCCCTGAGCGCCATGGAGGCCAATGTTGCCACGCTGATCGGCAACGGCCTTTCCACCAACGAAATAGCGGCCCGGTTAAACATTTCCATTTTGACGGTAAAAACGCATCGGAAAAATATTCGCAAAAAACTCCATATTCAAAACACGGATGAAAACCTCGCCAATTATCTCAAGTCAAGAATGAGAAGATAG
- a CDS encoding PilZ domain-containing protein, whose amino-acid sequence MSATGNNQRKSTRFKPRKRTFAALDRKLNQVGRIVDISLGGLSFEFIGEEEPSDAGIHHVDIFTLDESLGLPGLPCKLIHQSTATLPGVKGGDTENLRIRKCGVRFSGLQTEHWRRLADFLDACAFAEASDIAHSPG is encoded by the coding sequence TTGTCTGCAACGGGAAACAATCAGCGGAAATCCACCCGGTTCAAACCGAGAAAACGAACCTTCGCCGCCCTTGACAGAAAGCTGAATCAGGTCGGTAGAATCGTTGACATCAGCCTTGGCGGTCTTTCCTTCGAGTTTATCGGCGAGGAGGAGCCATCGGATGCGGGGATTCATCATGTCGACATCTTCACGCTGGATGAAAGCCTTGGCCTTCCGGGGCTCCCTTGCAAGCTTATCCATCAATCGACCGCGACACTTCCGGGCGTGAAAGGGGGCGACACCGAGAATCTCCGGATACGAAAATGCGGGGTTAGGTTCAGTGGCCTTCAGACGGAACACTGGCGCCGTCTCGCTGATTTTCTGGATGCCTGCGCATTTGCGGAGGCTTCGGATATAGCCCATAGCCCAGGGTGA
- a CDS encoding type II toxin-antitoxin system prevent-host-death family antitoxin — MAGDTKCQFFLGSAMNHSEDEAYIMEVHMLTQTLNINEVKAQLSQLIEDVAAGTEVIIAKAGKPSPADHT, encoded by the coding sequence TTGGCTGGCGATACCAAATGCCAATTTTTCCTTGGCAGCGCGATGAACCACAGTGAAGATGAGGCATATATAATGGAGGTTCACATGCTTACACAAACATTAAACATCAATGAGGTTAAGGCTCAGCTTTCACAATTGATTGAGGATGTTGCTGCGGGTACTGAGGTAATTATCGCCAAGGCTGGGAAGCCAAGCCCGGCAGATCATACTTGA
- a CDS encoding type II toxin-antitoxin system VapC family toxin, whose translation MILMDTHIWLRWLLPDDPLPQNVIKLIETTENLAVSSISCWEVVLLEKLHRIELPLSADEWLKEALNESIVTALPITATIASLAGSLPYHHKDPADRFIIATAIYHDMKLISFDGYFPSYCELNNRLITESSKL comes from the coding sequence ATGATTTTGATGGATACTCATATTTGGCTTCGCTGGTTGTTGCCTGATGACCCGCTACCTCAAAACGTAATCAAGCTGATTGAAACAACCGAGAACCTGGCGGTATCCTCTATTTCATGCTGGGAAGTCGTTTTACTGGAAAAACTCCACCGGATAGAATTGCCTTTATCTGCTGACGAATGGTTGAAAGAGGCACTCAATGAATCGATAGTGACAGCGTTGCCGATTACTGCGACTATTGCCAGCCTTGCAGGATCACTGCCATATCATCATAAAGACCCTGCAGACAGGTTTATTATTGCCACAGCAATTTACCACGATATGAAACTGATTAGTTTTGATGGCTATTTCCCATCGTATTGCGAACTAAATAATCGTTTGATAACAGAAAGTTCGAAATTATAA
- a CDS encoding ORF6N domain-containing protein, producing MIYLIRGQKVMLGRDLSALYGVETRVLKQAVRRNIQRFPEDFMFGLIKSRLIAGLSQGMRFRSCFLNLLKRQRGILRRRDLFGIIARPSGSIKNSVRRSYP from the coding sequence ATGATTTATCTGATCCGTGGACAAAAGGTTATGCTTGGCCGAGACCTGTCAGCTCTGTATGGCGTTGAAACGAGGGTTTTGAAACAGGCGGTCAGAAGGAATATTCAACGTTTTCCTGAAGATTTTATGTTCGGATTGATAAAATCACGCCTGATTGCCGGGTTGTCGCAAGGGATGCGTTTTCGGAGTTGCTTCCTGAATTTATTGAAAAGACAACGAGGCATTTTACGGCGGAGAGATTTGTTCGGTATCATAGCACGTCCATCGGGCTCGATAAAAAATTCCGTGAGACGCTCATATCCATGA